The Pedobacter mucosus genome window below encodes:
- a CDS encoding sterol desaturase family protein yields the protein MSYFINIIVVFATIVAMECLSWCIHKYLFHGPLWFLHKSHHQEKHSFFEWNDLFAILFAGISLYLMYIDRESFGYKFFIGVGISAYGLIYFIVHDWFVHRRFKTFKSNNTYLQAVRKAHKIHHKNMGKEKGKAFGLLFVSRLVKH from the coding sequence GTGTCATATTTTATAAACATTATTGTTGTTTTTGCAACCATTGTAGCCATGGAGTGCTTGTCTTGGTGTATTCATAAATATTTATTTCACGGTCCTTTATGGTTTCTGCATAAAAGTCATCATCAAGAAAAGCATTCTTTTTTCGAATGGAATGATTTGTTCGCTATTTTATTTGCTGGGATTTCGCTGTACCTCATGTACATCGATAGAGAAAGTTTTGGCTATAAATTTTTTATAGGTGTAGGAATAAGTGCTTATGGTTTAATTTATTTCATTGTTCACGATTGGTTTGTTCACCGAAGATTTAAGACTTTTAAAAGCAATAACACCTATTTGCAGGCTGTTCGAAAAGCACACAAAATTCACCATAAAAATATGGGTAAGGAAAAAGGAAAGGCTTTTGGTTTGCTATTTGTAAGTCGGCTTGTGAAGCATTAA
- a CDS encoding TlpA disulfide reductase family protein, whose translation MKVLFYLLLVFFNLKALAQQNKFTLNGTTDLKDGEKFTLAYNDILDSTLVKNGKFNFKGGLTEPTFARLVNGQTNLMEGPRSVHLILEPTEMKIATRKNELDQAIISGSDNQLLFEKISCRLEWNENSKMRNELLTLIKKGDTSSNSKRLLEDANQQRKNLFEKTRISGYNFFIQHPESFMNSRFIGNVLQTIPKDSLKIRYENFSAISKNSSVGQAIFKEIIAKESALIGMEAPKFEALNLNGEQISLEDFKDRKYILLDFWFTYCKFCRLLTPDLKKVYLKYKNSGLEIIGVSVDEDDKLWKKSIDEDGTRIWQHIKVINAVKDSNGLDLPMQYNIAAFPTLILIDKEGKIAGRYVGAGNEFYVDLKNKLKEIFE comes from the coding sequence ATGAAAGTATTATTCTATTTATTACTCGTATTCTTCAATTTGAAAGCTCTTGCACAGCAAAACAAATTTACTTTGAATGGAACAACTGATTTAAAGGATGGGGAAAAATTTACGCTTGCTTACAATGATATTTTGGATTCAACTCTGGTAAAAAATGGAAAGTTTAATTTCAAAGGGGGCTTAACCGAGCCAACCTTTGCTAGACTTGTTAATGGACAAACTAATTTGATGGAAGGGCCAAGATCCGTCCACCTTATATTGGAGCCAACTGAGATGAAAATAGCAACTCGTAAAAACGAGCTAGATCAAGCCATAATAAGTGGTTCTGATAATCAGCTTCTATTCGAGAAAATATCATGTCGACTAGAATGGAACGAAAATAGTAAGATGCGTAATGAACTACTCACTTTGATTAAAAAGGGAGATACCTCTTCCAATTCAAAAAGGTTGCTAGAGGATGCAAACCAACAGCGTAAGAACCTTTTTGAAAAAACAAGAATTTCTGGTTATAACTTTTTTATACAGCATCCTGAATCATTTATGAATTCACGTTTTATAGGAAATGTATTGCAAACTATTCCAAAAGACTCCCTTAAAATTCGGTATGAGAATTTTTCAGCGATAAGTAAAAATAGTAGTGTAGGCCAAGCGATTTTTAAAGAAATTATTGCTAAAGAAAGTGCCTTGATTGGAATGGAAGCACCTAAATTTGAAGCACTAAATTTAAATGGTGAGCAAATTAGTTTGGAAGATTTTAAAGATAGAAAATACATTCTATTAGATTTTTGGTTTACTTACTGCAAGTTCTGTCGTTTGCTTACTCCTGACCTAAAAAAGGTTTATTTAAAATATAAAAATAGTGGCTTAGAAATAATTGGTGTTTCAGTTGATGAAGATGATAAATTATGGAAAAAGTCAATTGATGAAGATGGCACCAGAATTTGGCAACATATAAAAGTGATAAATGCTGTTAAGGATAGTAATGGCCTTGATCTTCCGATGCAATACAACATAGCAGCTTTCCCAACGTTAATTTTAATAGACAAAGAGGGTAAAATAGCTGGGCGTTATGTGGGGGCTGGAAATGAATTTTATGTAGATCTTAAAAATAAGCTTAAGGAAATTTTTGAATAG
- a CDS encoding DUF6266 family protein — translation MARLRNGALGGFSGKVGSIVGYRLRNNDFIKGLPKPSTKPATLKQLASRARFKFFNEWRNPLTDFFAVTFKNQTANHSAQNAAHSCNRDIIVGEYPNYDIDYEKVVISKGDLINVQDLSMELVQPDYLRFSWKPNYKGKAKGTDLLAILICYPGDNTQLFGTLNGADRAAGTYDFKIDFLEPGTRLEVYATFLSNDRSRACDSTYMGRIDI, via the coding sequence ATGGCACGTTTAAGAAATGGAGCACTTGGAGGCTTCTCAGGAAAAGTTGGTTCAATTGTAGGGTATAGATTGAGAAATAATGACTTTATAAAAGGTTTACCCAAGCCTTCTACTAAACCAGCAACGTTAAAACAATTGGCTAGCCGTGCTAGATTTAAGTTTTTTAATGAATGGAGAAATCCATTAACTGATTTTTTTGCCGTAACTTTTAAAAATCAAACAGCCAACCATTCTGCACAAAATGCTGCCCACAGCTGCAACAGGGATATTATTGTAGGTGAATATCCGAATTATGACATTGATTATGAAAAAGTCGTAATTAGTAAGGGTGATTTGATTAATGTACAAGATCTAAGCATGGAATTGGTGCAACCAGATTATTTACGATTTAGCTGGAAGCCTAATTATAAAGGTAAAGCAAAAGGCACAGACCTATTGGCCATCCTGATCTGCTACCCTGGTGACAACACGCAACTATTTGGAACACTCAACGGTGCTGATCGGGCGGCTGGGACTTATGATTTCAAAATTGATTTTCTCGAACCCGGAACACGGTTGGAAGTCTATGCTACTTTCCTATCCAATGATAGAAGCAGAGCATGTGACAGCACTTACATGGGAAGAATTGATATTTAA
- the murB gene encoding UDP-N-acetylmuramate dehydrogenase, translating to MLQIQENISLKPYNSFGIDVKASHFAEIFSEDDLKTLFATDLFKTQKLLILGGGSNILFTRDYNGLVVKLSIKGIEAQINGDEVLVKAGAGEVWNDFVNYCVDNNYAGVENLSLIPGTVGASPVQNIGAYGIELKDVFESCTAFKIDTGEIKIFNYHDCHFDYRESIFKSELKGQYIITSVTFRLSTIPSINTSYGAIEAELRLRGIIEPNIADVSAAVAHIRTSKLPDPSTIGNAGSFFKNPIIEKYEFADIVAKHPDIVHFSTTDGKIKLAAGWLIEQCGWKGKIVGQTGTWKNQALVLVNHGAATGLEVYDLSAQIIDSVKSTFEVTLEREVNIL from the coding sequence ATGCTTCAAATTCAAGAAAACATTTCGTTAAAACCATATAATTCTTTTGGGATAGATGTTAAGGCAAGTCACTTTGCCGAAATATTTTCAGAAGATGATTTGAAAACGTTATTTGCTACAGATCTTTTTAAAACTCAAAAGCTGTTAATTTTAGGTGGTGGAAGTAATATTCTATTTACCAGAGATTACAATGGCTTAGTTGTTAAATTAAGCATAAAAGGAATAGAAGCCCAAATTAATGGTGATGAAGTTTTAGTAAAAGCTGGGGCAGGTGAGGTTTGGAATGATTTCGTAAATTATTGTGTTGACAATAACTATGCAGGCGTAGAAAATTTAAGCCTAATACCAGGAACAGTTGGCGCTTCGCCAGTGCAAAATATTGGCGCATATGGTATCGAACTCAAAGACGTATTTGAAAGTTGTACTGCCTTTAAAATAGACACGGGGGAAATTAAAATTTTTAATTACCACGATTGCCACTTTGATTACCGTGAAAGTATTTTTAAAAGCGAACTGAAAGGTCAATACATCATCACATCCGTTACCTTTCGTTTATCTACTATTCCTAGTATAAATACGTCTTACGGCGCTATTGAAGCTGAACTGAGACTGCGTGGCATTATTGAGCCCAATATTGCCGATGTTTCTGCCGCTGTTGCACACATTCGCACCAGTAAATTGCCCGATCCATCTACCATAGGTAATGCAGGCAGTTTCTTTAAAAACCCAATTATTGAGAAATATGAATTTGCAGATATTGTAGCCAAACATCCTGATATAGTTCATTTTTCTACAACGGATGGCAAAATAAAACTTGCGGCGGGTTGGTTAATAGAACAATGTGGATGGAAAGGAAAGATTGTAGGACAAACTGGAACGTGGAAGAATCAGGCTTTAGTTTTAGTTAATCATGGTGCAGCAACAGGTTTAGAGGTGTATGATTTATCTGCACAAATTATAGACAGTGTGAAGTCTACTTTTGAAGTCACTCTGGAAAGAGAAGTAAATATTTTGTGA